One Nostoc punctiforme PCC 73102 DNA window includes the following coding sequences:
- a CDS encoding CHASE2 domain-containing protein: MSYCINPWCLHRKNYDDREFCQNCGSSLTINERYQVIKPLRELDKNHHTEIFEIDNLGTIKVLKVLTSNRRRLIELFEQEARIPKHLKHLGVPQVDTYFCFSPKDRTEQLHCLVMEKIPGQNLTHWLEENKVLSEELAINWLLQLVKLLEGFHQEQILHRDIKPSNIMLRPDGKLVLIDLGAARQMTMTYVEKLQGGDITRVYSMGYTAPEQMQGQAVYQSDFFALGRTLVNLLTGIHPNELPKDPQTERLIWRNQAPQISTGLANLIDDLMTPSPQERPLEPQIILEQLRVRQEQDRQINELSGGQKKLFSRERIFAVSNFSSIWGNFCKVIILSLAIAFFVIGIRYVGLLQPFELKTFDRVMAIRPIEKPDPRLLLITIDEADIQYQNQMQMPIRWSLSDLALLQLLEKLEPYQPRAIGIDIYRDSPVNPKYPNLANRLRSDNRFFAPCKVPAPEDGVADAIPQPPEVPKSRLGFSDFVADDDEIARRHLLHLTPPVASSCAAEYALSLQIALHYLDREGIKPNVTSDEQLQIGKVLFKQLTAHSGGYQHIDASGYQILLNYRSLRSPVDIAQQVSLRDILEDRVTPEFIKLVKDRIAIIGVTAVSAADDWKTPYSATALPARREIPGMFVQAQAISQILSAVLDGRPLIWWWPSWLEAIWIWGWSLLGGILAWYIRRPLYLGLSVAIALSFLFGICCIIFFNAGWIPLLPPALALVTIQVVVVSLVRPTR; the protein is encoded by the coding sequence ATGAGCTACTGTATCAACCCCTGGTGCCTTCATCGCAAAAATTATGACGATCGAGAGTTTTGCCAGAATTGTGGCTCTAGTTTGACGATCAACGAGCGCTATCAAGTAATTAAGCCCTTACGAGAATTAGATAAAAATCACCACACAGAAATTTTTGAAATCGATAACTTAGGAACCATAAAGGTTTTAAAAGTTTTAACAAGCAATCGACGGCGCTTGATTGAACTGTTTGAGCAAGAAGCCAGAATTCCTAAGCATTTGAAGCATCTAGGAGTTCCGCAAGTCGATACTTATTTTTGTTTTTCTCCTAAAGACAGAACCGAACAATTGCATTGCTTGGTAATGGAGAAAATTCCCGGACAGAATCTCACTCATTGGTTGGAGGAAAATAAAGTACTATCTGAAGAACTGGCAATTAATTGGTTATTACAACTCGTCAAACTATTAGAAGGATTCCATCAAGAGCAAATTTTGCATCGAGATATTAAGCCATCTAATATCATGCTTCGTCCCGACGGAAAACTGGTATTGATTGACCTTGGTGCAGCAAGACAGATGACTATGACTTATGTCGAAAAACTACAAGGAGGTGACATTACCAGAGTTTATTCTATGGGATATACAGCACCAGAGCAAATGCAAGGTCAAGCTGTTTATCAATCAGATTTTTTCGCTCTAGGGCGGACTTTGGTAAATTTATTGACAGGTATACATCCTAATGAATTGCCGAAAGATCCTCAAACCGAACGGTTAATTTGGCGAAATCAAGCACCTCAGATTTCCACGGGGTTGGCAAATTTAATCGACGATTTGATGACACCATCGCCCCAAGAGCGACCTCTAGAACCACAGATAATTTTAGAGCAACTTAGGGTAAGGCAAGAACAAGACCGCCAGATTAATGAGTTAAGTGGAGGGCAAAAAAAATTATTCTCAAGAGAGAGAATTTTTGCTGTAAGTAACTTTAGTAGCATTTGGGGGAATTTTTGTAAAGTAATTATTCTGAGTTTAGCAATCGCCTTTTTCGTCATCGGTATCAGATATGTGGGACTACTCCAACCCTTTGAGTTAAAAACTTTCGATCGCGTGATGGCAATCCGACCAATAGAAAAACCAGATCCGCGCCTTTTGCTGATCACTATCGATGAAGCTGACATTCAATATCAAAATCAGATGCAAATGCCGATCCGATGGTCTTTATCCGATCTGGCACTCCTGCAACTTCTAGAAAAACTGGAGCCATATCAACCAAGAGCCATAGGCATAGATATCTATCGTGATTCCCCAGTCAACCCCAAATATCCCAATTTAGCAAATCGCCTGCGCTCCGACAATCGCTTTTTTGCTCCCTGTAAAGTTCCTGCTCCTGAAGATGGTGTTGCAGATGCTATTCCTCAACCTCCAGAAGTGCCAAAATCACGCTTGGGCTTTAGCGATTTTGTTGCAGACGATGACGAAATTGCTCGTCGCCATCTCTTACATTTAACTCCTCCAGTTGCGTCTTCTTGTGCCGCAGAATACGCCTTGAGTCTCCAGATAGCGCTCCATTATTTAGATAGAGAAGGCATTAAGCCAAATGTTACTTCAGATGAGCAATTACAAATTGGCAAAGTATTATTTAAGCAATTAACCGCTCATAGCGGTGGTTATCAACACATAGATGCATCAGGATATCAAATATTGCTTAATTACCGTTCTCTACGCTCTCCTGTAGATATTGCCCAGCAAGTCTCTCTCAGGGATATTTTAGAGGATCGGGTTACTCCTGAATTCATCAAATTAGTCAAAGATCGCATAGCGATCATTGGGGTCACTGCTGTCAGTGCTGCTGATGACTGGAAAACTCCCTACAGTGCTACAGCGCTTCCCGCTCGGAGAGAAATACCTGGAATGTTTGTCCAGGCTCAGGCCATCAGCCAGATTCTTAGTGCAGTTCTGGATGGGCGACCTTTAATTTGGTGGTGGCCTAGTTGGCTAGAAGCAATTTGGATTTGGGGATGGTCGTTGCTGGGTGGTATTCTTGCTTGGTATATTCGTCGCCCGTTGTATTTGGGACTGTCAGTTGCGATCGCACTATCCTTTCTATTCGGTATTTGCTGTATTATATTTTTCAACGCTGGATGGATACCACTTCTTCCACCTGCATTAGCACTAGTAACTATCCAAGTAGTAGTTGTATCATTAGTTCGACCGACTCGCTGA